The window aaaaataaatttagatgGCAAGTTCACGCACACGCAGTCTCAAGTCgtaacgtgtgtgtgtgtgtcgtgTGATCGTTTGAGTCGCGTGTtagttgtttttatattttaatacatgttCGATAATTATTTGAATTACTTTATTGACTGTGCCTATGATATTGAATTAAAGCCCGGCTTCTTAGTACCGGTATTGGATGGTTTTGTGAGGTCAAAAAGGTAATGAACTTGTCATAATATTACCCGGAGTATTTGAGTTGTTTATATATACCCTGTATGTGTAGCTTTTGTGGATGAACACAAAAGCTACACCATCTAATTGGTCTTATTTCTAAGAAAACAAATGTTACACTTGAACCGTATTAAAAATTAGATATCTTACAATAAGAAATGGTCATAATTCATTTGCAGTAATCGagtaccttttatttatttttttacttgatttttatttgcAGTTAATTCTCTTCAcaatgaaggttcactactttGGAATAACAATCTtagtatttaaattaatgatttGTGAATCGGCTAAAATCTTATACATTATGCCATTCACGGCAAAATCTCACTACATTGGTATGAAGAATTTGGCTGTAGAACTAGCAAGTAGAGGCCATGATGTTTACGCCATAACTCCGTTTAGAGAGGCCGAACACCCGCAGAAATATACCCAACTTATGGTGTCAAATATATCCCTGTGGGaaaaattatgtaagtaaatttatttgctgatttattctaaattttaaattgtgagACATGCACATATAAAATGTGTAATCTACCATGTTATTATATAAAAGTTACTTTATTTGCACCACGATGTTTTCAACATTCGCacttttattccgaatttgtcttatgtatgttgttttatttcaattaactaTTAAATGGTTGTCCTATtactagtttatttatattacacaCAGTATTATTTCTATCGGTATAGTAAGTTTCTCTATTTTTGCCACTTTCCATACTGAAGAGGTCACGGTAATCGGGACGATGGCCGCTACAATATGACAAAGACGTTGAGATAATTTAAACAGTTTTTatgagtaaatttttatttagctAAGAACAGTTTAAACACTATAATACTTTGACATATTTTTCGCATATAAGATgaagttatttttaagtaaaatattagtGTTGCTTTTTAAATGTTTTCGTCTTTTTCAGTTGACGTTACACCACGGGTATTTGAGATGATGGACTATTCCTTTGAGTCGTATCAAATGATATTGTACAGATCAGGTTTCATGGTCAATGAACTGGTGTTCGATTCTCCTGACGTCCAAATGTTCCTGaaacaaaatcataaaattgaTCTGGTTGTAACAGAGATATTTTTCAATGAAGGCCTGTacatgtttgctcacaagtacCAAGCACCCCTTGTTTTAGTAACCACGGTTGGGAACTCGTTTAAAGGCAATTACTACATGAGAAACCCTCTTCAGCTGTCGACTTTGTTTCATGAATACGGAAGGTCCACGGAACCGTTAAGTTTCTTAGGCAGATTGTACAACTTCTACATCTGTTCTTATGATCTGCTGATGCTCAAGTTTTGGTATTTCCCTCGCCAACAAGAATCCGCGCTGCATTATTTCAAAGATCTACCTCAGCCGGTTCCTAGTTTAGAAGAGATTCAATCAAACGCGGCGCTTGTACTACTCAATTCACATTATAGTCTTGATAATCCTAGTGCATACTTACCGAATATTATTGAAGTTGGTGGCTTGCATATCAAAGAATCAAATGAGACTCTGCCAAAGGTTAGTGAACATGAAAGAATGTAATTTTAAAACTGAATGATAAGATGAAACTTCTTCAGTAATAATCAATTTTTTGCAAATATAATCAATGCTATATTATTTTTCCAGGATTTGCAGAACATATTAGACAATGCTAAAGATGGTGTAGTCTTTTTGAGCTTTGGATCTAATGTGCAAACAAGAGAACTCGACAAAGATAAGTTGGATGCATTCTTGAAAGTTTTTGGTGAATTAAAGCAAACAGTTTTAATGAAATGGGAGGACAGTCCTATGCAAAACTTGCCGAAAAATGTAATATTAAGAAAGTGGTTCCAACAAAAAGCTGTTTTAGGTGAGTGTATTTATTTTCCTACCTTTTATAAAAAGAAATCTGTTTTTTTAGATGTTTTATTACCTTAACTTATCAACCTACAATTTCTACGCTGCAAATTTAACGTTCAAGTAATatcatctttattttttaacttatccTTTCAGGTCATCCCAATGTAAAATTGTTCATTGGCCACGGAGGACTATTAGGACTACAGGAGACGATATCAGCAGGAGTACCAATACTAGGAGTTCCAGTTTTTGGTGATCAGTTCCTTAACATAATCGGCACTGTCCAAAACGGTCATGGAGAAATCCTATACTACAAAGAAATCAACGAACATGTTTTAAGggacaaaattaacaaaatgctGACTGACCGAAGATATATCGAAACTGCTAGAAAAGTAGCCATGAGATTCAAAGATAGACCAATGAAAGCAATGGATACAGCTGTGTGGTGGACAGAGTTTGTGTTAAGACATAAAGGAGCAGATTTTATGAAACTACCAAAAATGAGCTATATTGCGTATCAAAATTTCGATGTTTATTTGGTTGTGATAAGTGTTCTAGGGGGAGTAGTTTTTGtaatattcaaattaattaagttaGTAAGGAAAGCTTTTAGCGGTAAAAAGACACAAAAGAAACAGAAAAGTAGCTAATGTACGCCCTATTATACTTGTTcgtaaaaaatgtttacataTAAGGTTTTACACTTATTCGGTCGAAGACAAACTGTCaggttaaagtaaataaaattaaatcaaaataatgtatgtttacTGATGTTTCTATTTCAAAAGGTTATAACATTTCGtgtaatgatatttttttaaagagtttTATGCATCGAAACTATCGAAAGTAgttaaaattatatgtatatgtatattcatgaagaatttgtatatatttttacaaaaagtgGTTCCAGGTTAGTGTATTAGATCGCGTGTAGAGTTTTAATGTAACCGGCTTAACACGATTGCTGGAATCAATGAAGTTTAAGTGAGATATATGGTTTTAAGTAAGTATGCCTGTTATTGGATTGGGACGCGGGCGACGCGGCTCAAAAGAACCGGTGTGCCGGCGGCAGGTTTAACGAAACCGAAAAGATAATGACCTTGTCGTAATGTTATGCAATAGAAGTTGTTAATTTGTTTATACGTTTTAATTGGCATTACGTAAAATAACTTGTTTAGGTGGTGACCTGTTGTTTCGCCGAGTTTAAtaacgcagattttcgtttcgcaaccaactattggcagatttttcttttcgccgagcaacgtttggtatgaTTTCATTACGAATATTATtctcgccgagtagtcggtaagaagaatagcgataagcagatttacgtttagtagattgtttgtttcgtaattgtttcagttaaccgtacaactgttcgtcgaaacacgataagcagagttattactaatttattgaatcaggcgttactttgcggaggtccatatcaatgaactaaaataatttccttgctcacccgcgaccttcgcgaaggtcgcgggtgagcaaggaaattattttagttcatttagagTTATTACTGGCATTCATATtgataagtagatttaatgttcagtcgatttaaCTGTTCatcgagacacgataagcagatttattacatggcattcatattgttaattAGATTTAAcgttcagtcgatttttgtttcgtaatctgcgtagacaccttgctgaagaactatatccatctcacttctgagccatgtttacaagctgttttccagggtcatcacaaaccgtctcacacgcaggcttgatgacttccagcctcccgaacaagccggtttccgaaaaggctatagtgccgtagaccacatacatgcgttgcagtaggttatacagaagactgaagagtataacctccctctttgccttgcatttgtggactacgagaaagccttcgattcgatcgagacttgggctgtgctacaggctctccagcggtgccaagttgactatcggtatatcgaagtgttgaagtgtctgtacgaaaacgccactatgtccgtccgactaca of the Choristoneura fumiferana chromosome 17, NRCan_CFum_1, whole genome shotgun sequence genome contains:
- the LOC141436798 gene encoding UDP-glycosyltransferase UGT5-like, which produces MKVHYFGITILVFKLMICESAKILYIMPFTAKSHYIGMKNLAVELASRGHDVYAITPFREAEHPQKYTQLMVSNISLWEKLFDVTPRVFEMMDYSFESYQMILYRSGFMVNELVFDSPDVQMFLKQNHKIDLVVTEIFFNEGLYMFAHKYQAPLVLVTTVGNSFKGNYYMRNPLQLSTLFHEYGRSTEPLSFLGRLYNFYICSYDLLMLKFWYFPRQQESALHYFKDLPQPVPSLEEIQSNAALVLLNSHYSLDNPSAYLPNIIEVGGLHIKESNETLPKDLQNILDNAKDGVVFLSFGSNVQTRELDKDKLDAFLKVFGELKQTVLMKWEDSPMQNLPKNVILRKWFQQKAVLGHPNVKLFIGHGGLLGLQETISAGVPILGVPVFGDQFLNIIGTVQNGHGEILYYKEINEHVLRDKINKMLTDRRYIETARKVAMRFKDRPMKAMDTAVWWTEFVLRHKGADFMKLPKMSYIAYQNFDVYLVVISVLGGVVFVIFKLIKLVRKAFSGKKTQKKQKSS